ATGGTCAAAGGAAGCGCCCGGACAGTGGCCTCCTGGAACTTCGGATCTAATTGGGTCATGACCTTTTTAAAATTATTCCAGCAATTCCACCCATATTCATAATCGGCGATAAACCCCGCCCACTTGTGGACATTTGGATATACTTTCCGGGCCATTTCAGCCATTGCTCTGGCCCTAATTCCCCCGTTATCGGTGATACGGAACACGTTAGAACTGAATTTCTTCCCGGTTAACAAGGTGCTATGAGCAGCGCAGGTGATCAGAAGGGAATTCGTCTGCTCCAGATAGGGAATGAGAGCCAGAGCAGATCCGCTGTTGGTTATTCCCAGGAAAAACTTGACGCCGTATTGATCGTGGAGTTCACGGATTACTTTTGAAGCGCTCGCCGGCCGAAACTCGTCATCGCGGACAAGAAGTTTTACCTGTCTTCCTAAGATTCCCCCAGCCTTATTGATTTCCTCCACGGCTAACATCGCACACTCCGTGCCGGCCATACGTCCGGCCACACCGGTCAACGACTGTATGTAACCAATCGTAATTGGTTCCAGCTTTTGTGTTGCGGGTTTTTCCGCTCCAAAACCAACGCAGGGCAAGCCGGTAATCAGGATAAGCGCCAGGAAGAACAGCATTTTTTTCGTTTTCATTGTACCTACCTCCTTTTATAAGAAGTTAATTGTTAAGGCTACCTAAACGGTACATAATATCTTCATCCTTTAAATTTGGGACTCCTCTTGGCTAAAAATGCTTCAAACCCTTCTTCGAAATCCGCCGTACCCATAGCAAACGCTAATTCATTACTCTCTGATTCCAACTGGGATTCCAGAGTCTGGGTGAAACTGCTGTTAAGAAGCTCCTTGGTTTTGCCAATAGCCCAGGCAGGACCTGAAGCCAATTTGCCGGCGATCTTCGCAGCCTCGGCTATAAGGTTTTCACTCTTCACCACTTTACTGACAAATCCTAACTGCTGGCCGGCGGCAGCATCAATCATCTCGCTGGCAAAGGCAAAATATTTTGCTCTATGGAAACCCATTACTTTCGGCAGAAAAAAGGATGTCCCTCCGTCGGGAGACAGTCCTATCGCCAAATAGGCGGTACCAAACCGGGTTCCTTCAGCCGCTATGATTACATCACAAGCCAAAACCATTGCAAAACTTGCCCCGGTAACGGCTCCGTGGACTGCTGCAATGATGGGTTTTGGCATTCGCCATATGGTGGAAATGATGTTATTGAGATACATAGTGGCAATTTTTGCGGTATAAGGACGATCCGAGGCCTGTTTCATCTCTTTAACATCACCTCCGGCTGAAAATACCTTGCCTTCTCCCTTGAATAAAATTGCTTTTACCGTTTTATCGATGGAACAATGAGTGAGACACTCACTCAAATCTTTTC
The Deltaproteobacteria bacterium DNA segment above includes these coding regions:
- a CDS encoding ABC transporter substrate-binding protein; the encoded protein is MKTKKMLFFLALILITGLPCVGFGAEKPATQKLEPITIGYIQSLTGVAGRMAGTECAMLAVEEINKAGGILGRQVKLLVRDDEFRPASASKVIRELHDQYGVKFFLGITNSGSALALIPYLEQTNSLLITCAAHSTLLTGKKFSSNVFRITDNGGIRARAMAEMARKVYPNVHKWAGFIADYEYGWNCWNNFKKVMTQLDPKFQEATVRALPLTMTSGFGPHFSSVAESGAEGIYISLSLPQSMSFYLEGKAFGILDKLKALLDHNQDARETRAIGKNLSYDLWTGIHWFREGYDNPVSKRFAEAYPRRFGEQLSADTINQGAGSYDGMYAYKHAIEKAGKLDPEAVKKALEGLRFESLCGEKWIRPEDHQALFKIVFHHIVPDPGSKWGFRYKDFFTVDAKDAHVWPLNMAREQ
- a CDS encoding enoyl-CoA hydratase/isomerase family protein translates to MYQTLTYVQEGGVATIGLNRPESLNGFNLDMGKDLSECLTHCSIDKTVKAILFKGEGKVFSAGGDVKEMKQASDRPYTAKIATMYLNNIISTIWRMPKPIIAAVHGAVTGASFAMVLACDVIIAAEGTRFGTAYLAIGLSPDGGTSFFLPKVMGFHRAKYFAFASEMIDAAAGQQLGFVSKVVKSENLIAEAAKIAGKLASGPAWAIGKTKELLNSSFTQTLESQLESESNELAFAMGTADFEEGFEAFLAKRSPKFKG